A genome region from Microplitis demolitor isolate Queensland-Clemson2020A chromosome 1, iyMicDemo2.1a, whole genome shotgun sequence includes the following:
- the LOC103573355 gene encoding double-strand break repair protein MRE11, producing MSIPDSNTSQPSSDNIFKILLATDCHLGYEERASKKSDRNDSFTTFEEILQIALAKKVDFILLGGDLFHDSTPSQNVVLKCINLLKKYCFGERTIKFWFLSDPSETLSNPTGLNFENENLNVGLPIFTVHGNHDNPSFEYTSTLDILAASGLVNYFGKSTDLSHLTVSPMVFRKGDTYVAIYGISFIGDQRLSRLFKNGLVTFLRPKNIEHCVNILVLHQNRAKHTRHGFISEDKLPSFFDLIFWGHEHECRLIPEEITLPDGEKYYITQPGSSVATSLAEGEAKPKHVGLLKIDGTRFIVKDIKLQTVRPFVFDSLNITDLINRKYCDSSLNGILEYVDDYIQNTMLPQVKKLLTGHPNQPTIPFLRLKLTYHDDSQQFDPMLITRKYCDTVANAKDLILFRRDRATQNSKQNIDFDVEDAAADLAECFQHESDQDWSLAVQNEIERNFIKNDENLRVLSLLGMNEALDRCVKANDNEAFLSIFNYQVKKTLDHFINRQIKLNRDDYDIEVKKFRSERLRKNTTDEMNQFKELLNDREARNRLNGSFGGEEPLDDLGDLDTEDDPAPVSTPVTTRGRGRARGTRAKTTTRATTRGGRGRAASGSSARSPLTITTQTQNNQPSNQNFDQFLQPSSQFTTSTQRPAARKPTQFYNSDSD from the exons ATGTCAATTCCAGATTCAAATACAAGTCAGCCAAGCAGTgacaatattttcaaaatattactcgctactgactgtcATCTAGGTTATGAAGAACGTGCCTCGAAAAAAT cggatCGCAATGACAGTTTCACGACATTCgaagaaattttacaaattgcTCTAGCAAAAAAGGTCgactttattttacttggtGGCGATTTATTCCACGATAGCACACCATCGCAGAATGTTGTATTgaaatgtattaatttattaaaaaaatattgctttggcgaacg aacaattaaattttggttTCTAAGCGATCCATCAGAAACGCTATCGAATCCGACAggtcttaattttgaaaatgaaaatttaaatgttggATTACCAATTTTTACTGTTCATGGAAATCATGACAATccaa gTTTTGAGTATACAAGCACATTGGATATACTTGCAGCGTCAGGGCTCGTTAATTACTTTGGAAAATCAACTGATCTATCTCATCTAACTGTTTCACCAATGGTATTTAGAAAAGGTGATACTTATGTCGCTATTTATGGTATTAGTTTCATTGGAGATCAACGATTGTCTAGATTATTCAAGAATGGCttg gTCACATTTCTACGGCCGAAAAATATTGAACACTGTGTTAACATTCTTGTATTACATCAAAATCGTGCTAAACACACTCGTCATGGATTCATTTCAGAAGATAAACTgccatcattttttgatttaattttttggggCCACGAGCACGAGTGTCGTCTTATACCGGAAGAGATCACATTACCCGAtggtgaaaaatattatatcaCACAACcgg GAAGTTCAGTGGCAACGTCTTTAGCTGAAGGTGAAGCTAAACCAAAACACGTGGGACTGTTAAAAATAGATGGAACACGTTTTATCGTTAAGGACATAAAACTACAAACAGTGAGACCATTTGTTTTTGATTCACTCAATATCACAGATCTTATCAACAGAAAATATTGTGACAGTTCATTGAACGGTATCCTTGAATATGTTGATGATTACATACAAAATACAATGCTTCCGCAAGTTAAAAAACTTCTTACCGGCCATCCTAATCAACCGACGATACCGTTCCTTCGATTGAAACTCACGTATCATGATGATTCACAGCAATTTGATCCCATGTT GATTACACGAAAATACTGCGATACAGTTGCCAATGcaaaagatttaattttgtttaggCGCGATAGAGCGACGCAAAATTCCAAACAAAATATAGATTTTGATGTTGAAGATGCTGCTGCTGATTTAGCTGAATGTTTTCAACACGAg TCTGATCAAGACTGGTCACTTGCCgttcaaaatgaaattgaaagaaatttcataaaaaatgatgagaatTTGCGTGTGCTCTCATTGCTAGGAATGAATGAAGCATTAGATAGATGCGTTAAAGCCAATGACAATGAAGCctttttaagtattttcaa ttATCAAGTAAAGAAGACTCTTGACCACTTTATAAATcggcaaataaaattaaaccgCGACGATTACGAcattgaagttaaaaaattccgAAGTGAACGTCTTAGAAAGAATACAACTGATGAAATGAATCAATTCAAAGAACTGTTGAATGACCGGGAGGCGCGGAACAGATTAAATGGGAGCTTTGGGGGAGAAGAACCACTAGATGATTTAGGGGATTTGGATACTGAAGATGATCCTGCTCCGGTGTCTACTCCGGTAACTACTCGCGGTCGCGGACGCGCTAGAGGAACGAGAGCTAAAACTACAACACGTGCAACAACTCGTGGTGGTAGAGGACGCGCTGCTTCTGGCTCTTCAGCCAGAAGTCCTTTAACGATAACTACTCAAACTCAAAATAACCAG ccATCAAATCAAAACTTTGATCAATTTCTTCAGCCATCAAGTCAATTTACTACATCGACTCAACGACCAGCGGCTCGTAAGCCAACTCAATTCTATAACAGTGATTCtgattga